One window from the genome of Crassostrea angulata isolate pt1a10 chromosome 2, ASM2561291v2, whole genome shotgun sequence encodes:
- the LOC128174464 gene encoding uncharacterized protein LOC128174464: MTGANFEGAYDGKVHSNTLWLERKHNWIGLLIEGNPKSCRSIDVLHRQIWRLCACVSNENEVSFKMGNEVGGVENNMPKSHLVHLNNFQRAQIPCFNLRDVLTIIGVFHVNYFSLDVEGGEMHVLNSITEDLVSRKIIVDVWTIEYRAWAGQKFDWPRGNENLANLRAFFKEVGGYVDHSQLAYERQSLPDGQYLDVVFVYIETWCKHNGMLPGGKIKC, encoded by the exons ATGACAGGAGCAAA TTTTGAGGGCGCCTATGATGGAAAAGTGCACTCAAATACTTTATGGTTGGAGAGGAAACATAACTGGATTGGGCTACTTATAGAGGGAAACCCTAAATCATGTCGCAGCATCGATGTGCTACATAGACAAATTTGGCGTTTGTGCGCATGCGTGTCGAATGAAAATGAGGTTTCGTTCAAAATGGGAAATGAAGTAGGAGGTGTTGAGAATAATATGCCGAAATCGCATTTGGTTCAtctgaacaattttcaaagaGCACAGATTCCATGTTTCAATTTGCGTGACGTTTTAACAATTATTGGTGTTTTTCATGTGAACTATTTTTCTTTGGATGTAGAGGGAGGGGAAATGCACGTGCTGAATAGCATAACAGAAGATTTGGTTTCTAGAAAAATCATTGTAGATGTGTGGACAATCGAATATCGCGCATGGGCGGGGCAAAAATTTGATTGGCCGAGAGGAAACGAAAATCTAGCCAATCTGCGAGCTTTTTTCAAAGAAGTGGGAGGATACGTAGACCATTCCCAGCTAGCCTACGAGAGACAAAGTCTCCCAGATGGTCAATATTTAGATGTTGTGTTTGTGTATATAGAGACTTGGTGTAAACACAATGGCATGCTTCCCGggggaaaaataaaatgttaa
- the LOC128172622 gene encoding uncharacterized protein LOC128172622: MMKWSHKVVLSITVCFILIYMYVFAFSAKNLKLPFNIISGDENVSRSKLAMDLTRANNVRRATSEIWRNLMKPQSKISFSESVDQHYSQAYQDQTVYDIFPQKNGFFIEMGAYDGKVRSNTLWLERKHNWTGLLIEGNPKSCRSIDRLQRQVWRLCACVSNEKEASFIMGNEQDEVGGVEKNMPKSHLVHLNNVQRVKIPCFNLRDVLTIIGVFHVNYFSLDVEGGEIHVLNSITEDLVSRKIIVDVWTIEYRAWAGQKFDWPTGNENLANLRAFFKEVGGYVEHSQLAYESQSLPDGRYLDVVFVYIETWCKHNGMLPGGKIKC; encoded by the coding sequence ATGATGAAGTGGAGCCATAAAGTTGTTCTCAGCATAACCGTCTGTTTCattctgatatacatgtacgtgtttgcGTTTTCggcaaaaaatcttaaattgccTTTCAATATTATCTCTGGAGATGAAAATGTTTCAAGGAGTAAATTGGCGATGGATCTCACAAGAGCAAACAACGTCAGGAGGGCTACATCAGAAATATGGCGAAATTTGATGAAACCTCAGAGCAAAATATCTTTTTCAGAGTCCGTGGATCAGCATTATTCTCAGGCTTACCAAGACCAAACTGTGTACGACATCTTCCCTCAGAAGAATGGATTTTTCATAGAAATGGGCGCCTACGATGGAAAAGTGCGCTCAAACACTTTATGGTTGGAAAGGAAACATAACTGGACTGGGCTACTTATAGAGGGAAACCCCAAATCATGTCGCAGCATCGATAGGCTGCAGAGGCAAGTTTGGCGTTTGTGCGCATGCGTGTCGAATGAAAAAGAGGCGTCGTTCATAATGGGAAATGAACAAGATGAAGTAGGAGGTGTTGAGAAAAATATGCCGAAATCGCATTTGGTTCATCTGAACAATGTTCAAAGAGTAAAGATTCCATGTTTCAATTTGCGTGACGTTTTAACAATTATTGGTGTTTTTCATGTGAACTATTTTTCTTTGGACGTAGAGGGAGGGGAAATACACGTGCTGAATAGCATAACAGAAGATTTGGTTTCTAGAAAAATCATTGTAGATGTGTGGACAATCGAATATCGCGCATGGGCGGGGCAAAAATTTGATTGGCCGACAGGAAACGAAAATCTAGCCAATCTGCGAGCTTTTTTCAAAGAAGTGGGAGGATACGTAGAACATTCCCAGCTAGCTTACGAGAGTCAGAGTCTCCCAGATGGCCGTTATTTAGATGTTGTGTTTGTGTATATAGAGACATGGTGTAAACACAATGGCATGCTTCCCGGGgggaaaataaaatgttaa